CCTCGATGTGGGCGCGGGTGAGCAGCACCGCAGCGCCCATGTTGAAGTGGCGGTCCATGCTTTGCAGCAGGTTGGCATAGGAGCTGCCAGCCTCCAGCGCGCCCACATGCACCGGCTTGCCACTGTCCGGGTCTGTGGCCCAGACCGGCACCACGCCGCGCAGACCGGCATAGACCCGACCGGTCTCGAAACCGACCCTGGGGCGTTGTTCGCGGTTGGTATCGACAATGGTGAAGCGGGTATTGTCCATGCGGTCGCCGAACTTGTCCGGCCGATGCACGCGCAGAAAGCTCAGTGAGCCGGGGGCCAGATGAAAATGCAGCTGGCGGCCCTTGAGGTCCTGCATGATCTTGTTCCAGCTGGGGCCGATCTCTTCCAGCAAGGCCTGGCGCAGGGCGGCGGCCCGCTCGCCACCGGGGCCGCCGCCCTCGGCGGCTACCGCCCGTTTACCGGCCAGAAACAGCTGCTGTAGCTTGCTGCTGTTGCTGACCAGGGAGGCGAGCATGAGCAGGTTGTCGGTGGCGCTGTTCTGCTGGGCGAGGAAGGCGCGGCCATAGGCGTCCTGCTGCTGGGCCAGCTCGTTGTGCAGCTGCTTGCTGGCGTACTGGTAGTTGATGTAGATAAACAGGCCGTTGGCCAAGGCAATGGCCAGGCTGAGCAGCAGGAAGATGAGTAGGCGGCGGCCGGGTTTCACGGGGTATGTGACAGTCAAGCAGCAATTTCATGCGCCACACCCATTGCCAAACGGCGCTCCCGCTGGGCGGCAAAGGCCAGTGCAGCACGCAAGTGCACCGTCTGGAGGCTGGGGAAATCGGTCAGGATTTCCGACTCGCTCATCCCGCCTGCCATGTATTCGAGGATGTCGTACACCGTAATGCGCGTACCCTTGATGCAGGGTTTGCCGCCACGAACATCGGGATCAATGGCAATGAATTGGCTGTAGTCGGTCATGAATCACGCTCCTTAAGCGGGAAATACTAGGAGCCTGTCGGATTTAGGATGCTCCTACTGCGCCGGTGGGAAGAACGGCCCAAATTTCCCCGATTTTTCGTTGCGTAGGTCCACTATGCGCCTCAAAATCGTGAAAATTTGTTCTCGCTCTCCCACCTTGCTCGCTACGGGCACCTAAACCCGACAGGCTCCTAGCCGGAGTGAGGCTGGCAAGGGTTCATGCCTTCAGCTTCCTACTGACTGGGTAGCTCGGGATGCGCACCTGCGGTGTCCCCAGGTCGGCCCGATGTGGCAATGGCTTAACTCTAGCCCCTGCTGGACACAAATACATTGATTTGGGTCAGTCCGCCTGTGCGATCAGGCTCGGCTACCACTGGCCGCTGCGTGCTGCGCGGGGTATCATGCCAGCCTTTTCGCGTAGCGCTAAGCCCGGATTCCGCTGCGCTGCATCCGGGCTACAGGCTAAGCAAACTACCCCAGTCCCAAGTTCAGAACCCATATAGACCAATCATCTTGCACGCGCTCTCCATTCAAAACCTCAGTAAGACCTACGCCGGTGGGGTGCAGGCGCTCAAGGGCATCAGCCTGGATATGGCCGAGGGTGATTTCTTTGCCCTGCTTGGTCCCAATGGGGCCGGCAAGTCCACCGCCATCGGCATCATCTGCTCCCTGGTCAACCCCGGTGGTGGCGATGTGCAGGTGTTTGGCCACTCCCTGCGGCGTGATCCGGCCGGGGTCAAGCGGCAGATCGGCCTGGTGCCGCAGGAGTTCAACTTCAATCCCTTCGAGCCGGTGGCCGAGATCCTGGTAAATCAGGCCGGTTATTACGGCATCCCACGGCGCCGGGCCTGGGGCCGGGCCGAGCAGTATCTCAAGCAGCTGGAGCTGTGGGACAAGCGTGCCGAGCAGGCACGGGATCTGTCCGGCGGCATGAAGCGACGCCTGATGATCGCCCGCGCCCTGATGCACCGACCGCGCCTGCTGATCCTGGACGAACCCACCGCCGGGGTGGATATAGAAATCCGCCGCTCCATGTGGGACTACCTGCGCGGTATCAATGAGGAAGGGGTGAGTATCATCCTCACCACCCATTACCTGGAAGAGGCCGAGAGCCTGTGCCGCACCCTGGCGATTATCAACCAGGGGGAGATCGTCGAGCATTCCAACGTCCAGGAACTGCTTACCCGGCTGAGTAGCGAGAGCTTCATGTTGAACCTGAAACAACCGGTGGCCCAGGTGGCCCCCCTGCCGGATTACTGGCTGGCGCACCCCGAGCCTGGAGTGGTGGAGGTGTGCATCAGCCGTGGTCAGAGCCTGAATCGGGTGTTTGCCCATCTGGATGCCCAGGGCATAGAGGTGGCCAGCCTGCGCAACAAGCAGAATCGTCTGGAGCAGCTGTTCATCGGCCTGTTGCAGCAGGGACGGGAGAAGGCCAATGGCTGAGCACCCCTACTGGATTGCCTACCGCACCCTGGTGATCAAGGAGGTGCTGCGCTTCTCCCGTATCTGGGTACAGACGGTGCTGCCGCCGGCCATTACCACCACCCTGTATTTCATCATCTTCGGCCGCCTGATCGGCGAGCAGATCGGCCAGATGGACGGGGTGCGCTATATCGATTACATAGTGCCGGGGCTGATCCTGATGGCGGTGATCACCAACAGCTACGCCAATGTGGTGTCGTCCTTCTATCAGGCCAAGTTTCAGCACCATATCGAGGAGCTGCTGGTCTCGCCCATGCCCAACTGGGTGGTGCTGCTGGGCTTTGTCAGCGGCGGCGTGGCCCGTGGCATGGTGGTGGGCCTGTTGGTGATGGCGGTGGCCTTTGTGTTTGCCGACCCGCCGCTGCATTCGGTGGCGGTGACCCTGGTGGTGTTTCTGCTCACCTCGGTGTTGTTTGCCCTGGGCGGCTTCATCAACGCCGTCTATGCCAAGAGCTTTGACGACATCACTATAGTGCCCAACTTTGTTCTCACCCCGCTGACCTATCTGGGTGGGGTGTTTTATTCCATCGATCTGCTCTCGCCCTTCTGGCAGCAGGTCTCCCTGTTCAACCCGGTGCTTTACATGGTCAATGCCTTTCGCTTTGGTTTGCTCGGGGTTTCCGATATTTCCCTCTGGACTGCCCTGGGTATGATCTTGATCTTCATCATGGTCCTGGCCGTATTTAGCCTCAGACTGCTCGACCGTGGCGTGGGGGTCAAGAGTTAGCCTTCAGCCTGTCTATCGAGTCCGCAAGTCACGGACCCCAGAGGATAACCAATGACCGTATTACATTTACAGGAGGCCAAGCCCAAGCAGCGCCTGGCCCTGTGGGAGCTGGGCTTTCGCCCCTTCTTCTTGCTCGCCTCATTCTATGGTGCGCTGGCCTCTGGCCTGTGGATGCTGGTGTACTTCCTGCACCTGGACTGGGTACCGGCGGGCATGACACCGAACTACTGGCACGCCCATGAGATGGTGTTCGGCTTTGGCATTGCTGTGGTGTCCGGCTTCCTGCTCACCGCCATCATGAATTGGACCGGGATCCAGACCATCCAGGGTAGGCCCCTGATGCTGCTCACCGCAGCCTGGATCGCGGCGCGGCTGGCCTTCCTGCTGCACGCCCCCTGGTGGCTGAGCCTGCTGATCGAACTGGTCTTTTACGCCGGCCTGCTGGCGGCGGCCTGCAGCCCCATGTACCGGGTACGGCAGTGGCGCAACCTGGCCATCTTCGGTTCCAAGGTGTTGCTGCTGGGCGCGGGCAATGTGCTGTTCCTGCTCGGCTGGGCCGGGCTGGTGGCGGATGGTATGCGCATGGGTCTCTACACCGGGGTGCTGATCCTCATGTCCCTGGTGTTCACCATGGGACGGCGCGTGATCCCCTTCTTCATCGAGCGCGGCATGGGGCTGGATCATCGCCTGCGCAATGCCAAATGGGTGGATCTGACCAGCCTGGTGGGCATCCTCGGCCTTTGGCTGGCGGAGATGCTGGCCCCGGCCTCGCTGTGGACGGCGGGCTTTGCCCTGCTGGCCGGTGGGGTGCAGTTGTTTCGCCTGGCCTGGTGGTATGCGCCGGGTATGTGGCGGCATTCGCTGATCTGGGTGCTCTGGGCGGCACTGGCCTTTGTCACCCTGGGGCTGCTGCTCAAGGCCCTGGCCGATTGGCAGGGTCTGGCACCCTTTGCCGCCTGGCATGCCATCACCTACGGCGGTATCGGCCTGGTCACCCTGGGCATGATGGCCCGCGCCAGCCTGGGCCACAGCGGCCGCAGCGTGATGGAGCCGCTGCCGATACTGACGCCGATCTTCTACGCCCTGGCCATCGGCGGTCTGATCCGGGTATTCGGCCCCATCCTGCTGCCTGGCCTCTACGGCCTGATGATCGGCCTGTCGCAGACCATCTGGATCCTCAGCTTCGCCACCTTCTTCCTCGCCTATGTGAACATCTGGCTCAGGCCGGCCCTGGGGCGGTTTTGAGTCAAATCAGCCCGGCGCTGCGTTGGTCGCTGAGCCAGTAGAAGCTGAAGGGCGAGATCACCAGCTGATCCTTGAACAGGGCCGGGGTGCTGCCGCCGGCCAGGTTGTGCATCTGGCGGAAATGGAAGCGGCCACGCAGGCCCAGGTCGTCCAGGTTGAGATACTGCGGGTGGGCATCGAAATTGGCCACCACCAGGATCACCTCGTTGAGGTGCTCCGGGTGGTTGCGCAGGAAGGCGAACAGGTGCGGGTTTTCTACCTGCAGCAGTTCACGGTTGTTGTAATCGGCAAAGGCGGGGATGGTCTTGCGGATCTCGATCAGCTTCTTCAGGCCATCGAACAGGCGTTGCTCCACCGAGCCGTGGCGGTGGCGTTGCTCTGCCTTGTCCCAGTCGATGCGCGGTCGGTGCATCCATCGATTGTCGTTGGCCTTTTCCAGGTCTTCAAGGAAGCTGCGGTCGTTGATGGTGCCTATCTCATCGCCGTAGTAGAGCAGGGGGATGCCGCCGAACGCCAGGATCATGCCATGCAGCAGCAGGATCTGACGTATGGAACGGTCGATGGCGGCCTCATCGTTGCGCTCCACCGCCGTTTCCAGCCCTACCAGCGAGGCCAGGGAGCCGGAGATGCGCGCGTCGCCGGTCTTCTCGTTGCGGCCAAAGGGCTGGCCGCGGGCGTCCGAGTCCTCGTACTGGCCGGTGAAGTAGTCCACCAGAAAGCGCCGGTGGGCGATGGGTTCGTAGCCCACGCGGCGGATGTCTTCATCGTCAAAGCCCAGGCCGATGTCGTCATGGCAGCGCACATAGTTCAGCCAGGTGGCCCGATCCAGCTTGTGCGGCAGGCTGCGGATGCCCTGGTTGAGCAGGCGCGCGTTCTTGGTGGCGGTGGCGTCCCACAGCAGAGCCATGAAGGTGGCGTTGTAGGCGATCTCGCACTCCTTGGCGATGACCGCGTCCTCGCCGAAGTATTTGATGATCTCCGAGGGGGCGACTATGGCCTCGGCGATGAACAATACCCCAGGGGCTGTGACCTGACAGCAGTCCTTCATCAGTTGCAGTAATAGGTGCGCCTCGCGCTGGTTCTGGCAGTTGGTGCCGACCTTCTTCCAGAGGAAGGCCACGGCATCCAGGCGCAGCACGTCGGCACCGCGGTTGGCCCAGAACAGCAGGATGTCGATCATCTCGATGAACACCGCCGGGTTGCTGTAGTTCAGGTCCCACTGATAGCTGTTGAACACGCTCATCACCCAGCGCTGCATCCGCGCATCCCAGGTAAAGTTACCCGGTGAGGTCTCGGGGAAGATCTCCGGCATGGTCTCCTCGAACATGTCGGGCAGGTCACGGTTGGCGAAGACGTAGTAGTAATCCTGATATTTCTGCTCGCCTTGGCGGGCCCGTTCGGCCCACTCGTGTTCGTCCGATGTGTGGTTGACCACTACATCCAGCACCAACAATATTTCACGTCGGCGCAACTCGGCTGACAGCTCCAGCAGGTCGTCCATGCTGCCGTAGCGGGCATTGATGTCACGGAAATCGCTCACCGCGTAGCCGCCATCGCTAGCCCCCTTGGGGCATTTGAGCATGGGCATCAGGTGCACCATGTTCACCCCCAGCTCCTGAAAATAGGGAACGTGGTCCCTGACCCCTTGCAGGTTCTCGGCAAAGCCATCGGCATACAGGGCCATGGCCACCCACTCCTGACTGAGAAACCAGTTGTGCTCCTTCTCTCGACCGTGGTCGGTCTGCAACAGCTCATCGGAGCGCTCCACATAGCGCCGCGCCATTACCTCCACCAGCTGGATAATTTGCTCCTGAAAGTCCTCACGCTGGCCGTAGAGATGATGGAACAGGGAATAGATGGCGTAAAAATTCGCCCCCAGGCGGGTGTAGAAATAGCGCAGGTCCTGCCGCTGCAACTCCGGCGTGAGGGCGTCGAGGATGTCATTGAGCAGGGAGTGGGACACCTGTTCGTACATATTACAGCTCCCAAGTCTTGTGCAGGCAGCTATACAGCTGCGGGTCGGCGGCGGTGGCACCGCGTTGGCCGACGATGAGCGAGGCGAACTGCTGGGCGCGCTGGAGGATCAGCTCGGCAGGCCAGTGGCGCGTCAGGCCCAGCAGGCTGACCGCGGCAAAGGCGTCACCGGCACCAACGGTGTCAACCACCTGGATATCGGCCTCTGGGCGGACTTGGCTGAAATGGCCCTCGGCATCCAGGGCAAAGGCCCCGGCGGCACCCTGGGTGACGATGATCCAGCGCAATCCGTTGTCTTGCAGCAGAGCGCTGGCCTTTTGCTCCAGGTCCGCGCCCTGGCTGACCAGGCTGTTTAACTCCTCGTCGTTGATCTTTAGCCAGTGGGCCTGGCCGATCAGTTGCAGCACCTGTTCGGCCTGCCACCAGGGTGACCGCAGGTTGACGTCGAAATAACGCGGCACCGGGCAGTCCTGGCTGAGACGGGCGAAGCAGGCGGCGGAGTCATCGCTGCGCAGACCCAGGCTGCCGTGGTAGAGCAGACCGGGCCGCAGCGGCGGCAGGGCCCTTGCCTCTATGTGGTCCCAGGCGCGGTCGCTGACGATGTCGTAGCTGGGTTGACCGTTCTGGATCCTGACCTGTACCTCGCCGGTAGGGTAGCGGGAATCCAGTTGCAGCCCGGCGCTGCTCATGCCCCAGTCGATCATGCGGCGGCGGATCTGATGGCCCAGGGGGTCATCGCCCACCCGGCTGATCAGTATGGGCCTCAGGCCGAAGCCCTGCAGGTGCCAGGCGACATTGAAGGGGGCTCCGCCGAGTATCCGGCTGCCGTCATCAAAGCAGTCGAACAGGACTTCGCCGAAGAGTACAGGTTGGGTGCTGGGATCTGGGTTCATGTATTGCTCCTGTGGTGTTGACCACAACGCCAGGGGTGATCATGCCAGCGCTAAGCTCTGACAGGGACGGACATCCAGGCACTCGGGATTCGACAGTTGCCAGGGCTGCCGCACAGTAACCCGATGCGGTCGGAACGAAACAATCATCCCTGTCACGCATGGCCCAAGACCTGCTGGGCCGCTGCGGGGAAGAAATGCGCCACCCCCTCCAGGATACCGGCGCTGTAGTTGCCGTTCATTTGCCCAAGGCCTCTGGCGAGCAGTAATCGTTCACTGTGGCCGGCGATCGCGGCCATCTCCCGGGCCTTGTCGCGCACGCTGGAGTGGGCGTTGGCCACCAGCACCGAGGGCACCGATGAGATCAGCAGGGGCAGGTCGTTGCCGCTATCGCCGGCGTAGAGGATGGATTCTACCGGTAGATCAAGCAGGCGGCGCAGATAGTGCAGGGCGTGGTATTTGTCGGCATGGCGCGGCAGCACATCCAACAGGCCGATGGCGGCCGGTTCATCCACGCTCCAGACCAGGCTGGCGGCCA
This is a stretch of genomic DNA from gamma proteobacterium SS-5. It encodes these proteins:
- a CDS encoding DUF433 domain-containing protein, whose amino-acid sequence is MTDYSQFIAIDPDVRGGKPCIKGTRITVYDILEYMAGGMSESEILTDFPSLQTVHLRAALAFAAQRERRLAMGVAHEIAA
- a CDS encoding ABC transporter ATP-binding protein — encoded protein: MLHALSIQNLSKTYAGGVQALKGISLDMAEGDFFALLGPNGAGKSTAIGIICSLVNPGGGDVQVFGHSLRRDPAGVKRQIGLVPQEFNFNPFEPVAEILVNQAGYYGIPRRRAWGRAEQYLKQLELWDKRAEQARDLSGGMKRRLMIARALMHRPRLLILDEPTAGVDIEIRRSMWDYLRGINEEGVSIILTTHYLEEAESLCRTLAIINQGEIVEHSNVQELLTRLSSESFMLNLKQPVAQVAPLPDYWLAHPEPGVVEVCISRGQSLNRVFAHLDAQGIEVASLRNKQNRLEQLFIGLLQQGREKANG
- a CDS encoding ABC transporter permease, translated to MAEHPYWIAYRTLVIKEVLRFSRIWVQTVLPPAITTTLYFIIFGRLIGEQIGQMDGVRYIDYIVPGLILMAVITNSYANVVSSFYQAKFQHHIEELLVSPMPNWVVLLGFVSGGVARGMVVGLLVMAVAFVFADPPLHSVAVTLVVFLLTSVLFALGGFINAVYAKSFDDITIVPNFVLTPLTYLGGVFYSIDLLSPFWQQVSLFNPVLYMVNAFRFGLLGVSDISLWTALGMILIFIMVLAVFSLRLLDRGVGVKS
- a CDS encoding NnrS family protein, with product MTVLHLQEAKPKQRLALWELGFRPFFLLASFYGALASGLWMLVYFLHLDWVPAGMTPNYWHAHEMVFGFGIAVVSGFLLTAIMNWTGIQTIQGRPLMLLTAAWIAARLAFLLHAPWWLSLLIELVFYAGLLAAACSPMYRVRQWRNLAIFGSKVLLLGAGNVLFLLGWAGLVADGMRMGLYTGVLILMSLVFTMGRRVIPFFIERGMGLDHRLRNAKWVDLTSLVGILGLWLAEMLAPASLWTAGFALLAGGVQLFRLAWWYAPGMWRHSLIWVLWAALAFVTLGLLLKALADWQGLAPFAAWHAITYGGIGLVTLGMMARASLGHSGRSVMEPLPILTPIFYALAIGGLIRVFGPILLPGLYGLMIGLSQTIWILSFATFFLAYVNIWLRPALGRF
- a CDS encoding alpha-glucosidase C-terminal domain-containing protein; translation: MYEQVSHSLLNDILDALTPELQRQDLRYFYTRLGANFYAIYSLFHHLYGQREDFQEQIIQLVEVMARRYVERSDELLQTDHGREKEHNWFLSQEWVAMALYADGFAENLQGVRDHVPYFQELGVNMVHLMPMLKCPKGASDGGYAVSDFRDINARYGSMDDLLELSAELRRREILLVLDVVVNHTSDEHEWAERARQGEQKYQDYYYVFANRDLPDMFEETMPEIFPETSPGNFTWDARMQRWVMSVFNSYQWDLNYSNPAVFIEMIDILLFWANRGADVLRLDAVAFLWKKVGTNCQNQREAHLLLQLMKDCCQVTAPGVLFIAEAIVAPSEIIKYFGEDAVIAKECEIAYNATFMALLWDATATKNARLLNQGIRSLPHKLDRATWLNYVRCHDDIGLGFDDEDIRRVGYEPIAHRRFLVDYFTGQYEDSDARGQPFGRNEKTGDARISGSLASLVGLETAVERNDEAAIDRSIRQILLLHGMILAFGGIPLLYYGDEIGTINDRSFLEDLEKANDNRWMHRPRIDWDKAEQRHRHGSVEQRLFDGLKKLIEIRKTIPAFADYNNRELLQVENPHLFAFLRNHPEHLNEVILVVANFDAHPQYLNLDDLGLRGRFHFRQMHNLAGGSTPALFKDQLVISPFSFYWLSDQRSAGLI
- a CDS encoding carbohydrate kinase, which translates into the protein MNPDPSTQPVLFGEVLFDCFDDGSRILGGAPFNVAWHLQGFGLRPILISRVGDDPLGHQIRRRMIDWGMSSAGLQLDSRYPTGEVQVRIQNGQPSYDIVSDRAWDHIEARALPPLRPGLLYHGSLGLRSDDSAACFARLSQDCPVPRYFDVNLRSPWWQAEQVLQLIGQAHWLKINDEELNSLVSQGADLEQKASALLQDNGLRWIIVTQGAAGAFALDAEGHFSQVRPEADIQVVDTVGAGDAFAAVSLLGLTRHWPAELILQRAQQFASLIVGQRGATAADPQLYSCLHKTWEL